aaaaaaaaatatttacgacaattagtcaaaagacaatattatgcacggtgactgtttttaaatgtaaaaaaaaaatattaatttaaatttataaaattaaagccaaatgcggtgctggtataagatgaagcaccttaccatgcaagaaaagtcgagcgcatccaacaccaaactggatgaattctaacattatgcagtggttggatgaaaaacaaatttaatatcaacttacaattataaaagctcaattaatagaaatagtaatttttgatacataataaaataaagcatgactaaatgtcatcgtcgtagtaagatttccaaacatcactattgtagcgggtcacccttttttgtataaatgacagttgcaattgtcattttactgcctcgaattaaaaatcggactatatattatgtatgtatttagaaattttaataataataataatgtgtcaaagttgtggaatattaatatgatttgGGTGACAATGCTTACTCAAagcaaattcataattatttccattCCATAATTATGTGAAATACAGTGAAACCTGGTTTAGTGAGACCTGGATAAGTTAAAATGAATTTCCAgttctttttcattaaattagcTGTTACATTTAACCAGGttcaaaatctaaaataattgataaactaataataattgagACTGGCTCAATTACCTGTATCTCTGAGACAAATTGAGCAGCTTTTAACACTTTTTGacatgtttgtttacatacattTCGCGTCGTCTTACGCGCATGCTTTGCTTGTTAGTATTATCTTAGGTTTTGACAAAAAGGAAGGCAATAATagttaacaaaatgtttaactGTAAATATAAAGGTTGTCAGTATCTTAAATACGGCATTCTGACCTTTGTAAGAGGGGGACTCTATAAATGAGACAACTGTAATTTTAAACCTGCTCAATTGAAAAACTGGATTATTGAAAACCCTCAATAATTGGTACATGTCTTTATACCTTGAGATCCCAACCAATCAGTTTTCACtgtaatttaatagaaaattcaattaattattattaaaatgatgctGACCTTGGTGCCTCACAGTAACCACATGACTTGCATGAGTACTCAAGTGTTAAAGATCAATTGTGTTTTTCCTTTCTACATACCTGTGTAGCAATCCCAGTGTGATCAGTCCCCGGAAGCCACAAACATAACGTGACTTGGTTTGATCCAAGTTTATTCATGTagtcatttattttagtataatcaAGAAACCATCCTATGTGTCACGGGTTACACTTGACCACAAACAATGTGTGTAATAATCAACCTGAcacttgattttttgtttgttacaggtCTCCAGGTTAAGGAAGTGAAGTGATATGACTAgccattaataaataaaaaacgcaaAACACAAAGTTTTTTCATTGATAAAACCCACATCACCTGTTACGGttaaatactagctgtagcccgcaactccgtctgcgtggacttcggTTACAGCGCGCCGTGTTTCCTGTTTCCGTGGAAATACAAACCTTTGTGGACGAAATGTGGAGCGAATTGTTCTTTCTTGAGTTAGGCCctttcaatattcatttttatttgtaaagattagtattaataatagtttttttttgtttgctgtAGATTAAATTACCTTTATTGAGTTTTATGGTCTAAAAATTTTTAGTATTGTAATTGTTCCATTGCTTGATATCCATGCAGTACTGGCTGGTCCTACTAATATTTCAACACTTAATTTACTGAAGGTATAAACACGACTGGTTAAGAAGACATAAAGGAACCAATAATCAACCATCCCGACGTAAACTTAGGAAACCACGTTGCAGTTGGCCCCTGACAGCCGCTCCACATGCCATTACTATATTTTGAATGAAAGACACGTTCAGTTGAAATCACAAGCCATTATTaatagataagaaaaaaatgacaaatcgGCCTACAGATTGACGGCCTGCGTTATTCATCACGAAATGCTCGAGTCGTGTAGTCTGAACCGGTGCCGCAATCACCGGACCAACAGACTTAAATCTTGATCAACAGACTTAAAATGGTCATTCTGACTAAACACAgctaaagattttaaatgaactCTGGATTCTGGAAGGCTACACAAGCCTAGAAGTGTGGATGGGAAGAGCGAACCGATGCACATGGCcatgtttattgtttagtttacttcatttttatttatatatattctttatagctaatatattcaaataacattaaaaaaaatctagagtGCGAGACCTCGTGGACATCGATCTCGCTAAATAAAGCCGATATACTTTCGACTTTCGAGAACAATACAGCACTCCCTAGTTCGTGTTGCAAGTGAACCGGTGACTGAAATTCTTcccgattctctattctggccGTCATGGAACCAACaattatattggtaatattttaatcttttaacaTATACACAGAACCTTCAAAAACGATTGAGTCCTTTAGGCTAGTCGATGCATGCATGCCGCTTGCTGGCACCTGCTTGATCGGACAGATCGTTCTGCTGATACCTGCCTCAAAAGCAAGTCAAAAGAAATAATCTGCATTAGTTTATGCACTTTTAATCGcataaaattgtctggactttaaaagggACTGCGGCCCATGATCTTGTTTCGAAATGTATTCTCAGTAATGATAGGAGCAAAAGACGCCTATAAGTGATGATACATCGTAGGTACTTgtacaataaatgatttaatttcatttctagAGAAGTTGTGCCGATCGGTTGCCCAGTAAGAAGATAGAACTAAAATCGAACATGGTTGGTCCGGGTGGATCAACTATGGTCGCATGTTCCGCGATTTTCAGTAGTTGTCGAGATATTGTGTTGTGAGACTTGTAATTATTACGTGCATTCGCAATGATACAGcgtatttgtaaaattaatatttataaatgccTAATCACCAATGCAATATGTCATTTCAATTTTGTGAGTGTATTACCGagtaattacaaaatatcactAATCAATGAGAAAGCGGGAGGGTTATTCAAGGATGTGTAAAGTCACTGCATACAgctctgtatttatttttcgtatggAATATCATCAAATGTATCCCTCCGCTTTGGGCTGAGCTACTTAGTCAttctttatattaaatatacttactaTATAATAAGTTGGCAATCTCCTCGTGAATCCTAAATAGCTGTACAATTTTGTCAAGGCATTGCATACTTTATggaacaaacagacaaaacGACCTATCTATTGCGAATAGGGAAGCGTTACATAGTTCGAAGGTGTCGCAGGAATAGCCTACGAGAGTCCTCAGGTATAAGTACGGCAATACTGGGCCGCTCGCGAAGCTTCCAGCCGTCCAGCGGCAGTCAAGCCGCGGCCGCCGTCGGCGCCGGTTCTGCCGCGATCGCGGCCAGCTCGCGACACTCGCGTACTTTGCTACGCCGCGCTGAATTTCACGTACGCTTCACAAACTTTGAAATGTGTTCGTCAATGATTACAGTATGATTTTATTGTAGTTGATGAAGCAAAGCATACGTATTGAGTTTTAGGAGTGGATTGTAAGTTTAACTTAATGTTAACAACTAATAAGTAGGTAActctgaaatgaaactacttttacagattttatcgcggtttaatgtttgaacATGAtgaacattcgcgtaaacctaagaaaccactaagtagGTAACTCTTTTACgtcattacaaaaaacaatgtCTTGGTATTAAATTCCACATTTTTCTCCTTGAAGTGTTTATTCATATGAACCTTATTAACCGTAAcgggtttttttattgtagtagATTAATggtatctaataaataaaataggacATGAgtgaaatagaattaattaacaaGTCGCACTGAAGTTCGTCGACGTTGTAGTACACTACAACTTGTAGATATCTGCGGTACCTAGGACGTAATGATGTATAGATACCGACGTAGACTCCAAGTCTTCGTAGCCTTTAAGCTGTTGATAAGGATGCTGACCTTTTGCAATAATTGAGCTGGTGATTGACTCTGTAACATGTGGCTAAACAATGAGACGTCTAGAAGCAGTAAGAGTATCCCCAGCCGCGGGCCTCTGCAGTTTATTCTGACATGTTCTATCCAAGTGCAGTTCGAACCCGAGGTTGGCATGTAGGTTCCAATATGATTGTTTCAAAGTTATGatgtacttaattataataggACATCTCTGAAAATGTGAAGGTGATATTTAGGCTGGCACACAGGTGGAGTGTTCACTGTgcgatatattttaaagaagaaaaaggaATAATATCTTCATAAAGATTAAAAGCCAAACACTTTAAATATGTTACGTGGACAATACGATACCTCTTAGTAAGGCACGTTGCCAGACTTactaactacccgtaacgactatCGAAGATGTATTACATGCGTAAGTTGTACTCTGAACGTGTCTCCCGACACGGAGTCACTCGATATAACATGGATAGTGATCCATCCACGGACCGGCCGTATCAAGCGTCGCTTAGCCTGTGattgatcaacttgtgcagatgttccttagccacgagcttcacCAAGAGTTTCAAGCCGTCATGTCAGTGTTGTGAGACTGACTCGCTCTCGGGCCAATTATTATTGCTGTTGGTAATATGTCagtagtgttttattatttgaatagctGTTGCTcccgacttcgtctgcgtggttagaagatatgagcTAGGAATTATTGAACGGCAGCcctcgaaaatgaatattttccctgtttttgccacattttccattatatcttcgctcctattagtcgcagcgtcatAGTACATATATaccttaaaaccttcctcgatgaatggtctattcaagcaaaaaacaatttgaacaagtagttcctgagattagcgcgttcaaacaaactcttcagctttatatataagtatagattccACTCAGACACAGAACATTATTAGATTATTATATAAAGGCAGATTGACATACTTATGTACAATTTTATGATTGTTTATATGTatctatttgatttatttttgtccaAGTCATCAAGTTTAAGGTGTCACTTGTTTTTAGGTTATTCccaaaattacattcaaaagaaacaatacttataataaaagctTGCTTACTCccatttcaatataaaaagttcataattttaatcaacGTGCCTAAGACATTCGATTTCGTCCGGTTTGACGTTAGCGGAGCAGTTTATTATTTCGACTAGACATGTGGTGGACCAGCGCGAGCGGTTCTGTCAGTTGTGTTGATTAGTTAGGTGTAATTATTGTGGTGGTACGCGGTGCAGCTGCTGTGATGCGGGTGGGCTCGCGGGCGGCGCGCGTGCTCAACGTGGCGGCGGCGCTGCTGGTGTCGGGCCTGCGCCCcgcggcggcgccggcgcgggcCTGCGCGCGCGCCTCTCTGTGCGCCTGCCGCCGCGACCACCAGGCCTGCAGCGACGTGCCCTTCCATCGGTTCCCTGATACCGGTATGTGCACTGCGATTTGCCTCACCTTTCGCAACAGTCTTGGTACCTCGGGTAAATCTGTTTATGTTGGTTGTTTGGGCAGAGGAGGGCGTGGGCCACGTGTCAGTGTCGGCGGCGCGGCTGGGCGCGCTGGCCGAGGCGGCGCTGGACGGGCGCGCGTTGCGCACCCTCGTGCTGGTGGCCTCGCGCCTGCATCACATCGAGCCTGGCGCCCTCGCGTACGTAGTCCTTAAGGTCACATGCCAAGCCACTTGTTTGCTGGTGCACGATGCGGAACCTAagatactatttatttattgcaggTCAATGGTTTCTACGCTAGCTTCTTTAGATTTAGGGTACAATGAGTTTACTGAAATACCTTTAGAAGCTTTGCGAGACCTTCAAGTTTTGAACTGGCTTAATTTGCAAAAGTAAGTGCAACAACGTTAGAGTTACGGTTTTGTATCACTTTGTACACGactaatgtaattataatatttcagcAACTATTTAAGTGATTTGGATTCTCGTTTGGATTGGGGCTTCCTGGGCGATTCACTGAGCAGCTTGTCCTTAAGTAATAATCAGTTATGCTCCCTGGGCGAGGGTGCGCTGTCGTCGCTGCGGCAGCTAGCGCAGCTTGACCTGGACGGGAACCGGCTGCACGCACTAGCGGGTGGTGCGCTGCCACCGACGCTGGCGCTGCTGCGCCTCTCCGACAACTTGCTGCAGCAGCTGCCGTGCGCGGCGTTGGCGCGCTTGCCGCGTCTGCGACACCTGCACCTCAGAAACAACATGGTGCGCCCTTCGCACAACCGTACTTGCACGAGTCAACATTCCAAGATCGATTCCTTGGACTTGAGCCATAACGAGCTAGACGACCTATTTGAACTAGAATTTCAGCAAAGGCTACAGCTTAAACAACTTGTGCtagattttaatgaattcagTTCAGTCCCATCTTTCGTACTGGACAGTGTGCACCTCGAAAAGCTGTCGATAGCGCATAATAAGGTGGGGCACTTGTCGGCCGCAACGGTGCACGCTCTCCGGCGCGACCTGGAGCGGCTAGACTTAGATCATAACGAGCTGACGTCACTGCCGGCACTTGTTATCGAGCTCACTCGGCTGCGGCATCTTTCAGTAGCATACAACCGTATCCAGGAGTTAGTAGACCTACCTCCACACCTCCACTTTTTATCGTTGGCCGGTAACTACTTCAAGTCGTTCCCAGCAGGGCTCCGAGGCTTGGCTCCGTCGACTCTAGCCTACCTAGACCTGAGTTACAATCAGATTTTTTCGTTGACTCTGGAGAATTTCGACGCATGGTCTGAGGCGCTGACTACTCTCAACCTGAAAGGTAACCGCCTGGTGCACATTTCGAGCGACGCCTTTCCCGGGTCGTTGCCGCTGCGCGAGCTGGTGCTCAGCTTCAATGAGCTGTACCACGTGGACGAGTCTGCGTTCAGCAACCTTACGAAGCTGGAGGTGCTCGAACTGTCTTCCACATTGTTCACGGGAGACTTTCCAGTTGTCGCTAGCAACCACTTACTTTCCTGGCTGAgcttagataataataatattcactaCATTTCAAGCGGAAACATACAGCATTTCCCGTCGCTGGAGTATCTAAACTTagactttaataaattaatagaattttCAAGTGAAGTGCTCGGAACAAACCTTTCCTGCAAGCTAAAGGAACTGCGGCTGTCTTATAATTATCTAAGTAGGATAAACTATGAGTTTCTATCTCATCTGAACGAGCTTCAGAGCGTAGACCTGTCGTACAACCGCGTCCAAAACATCAGCGAGCGTAGTTTCGTCAGTTTACCGAGcttagtttatttaaacttgGCAGGAAACGCCGTGGAGTCTATAGCTGACCGAGCGTTCAGTCACCTGCCTAAATTAGAAGGGCTCGACTTACAGGATAACCATTTGGTGGAATTTTCTACAGAATATTTTGAAAACGTGTCCAGTGAAGACACGAACATGTCTGTGAACAtcagttacaataaaatatcatcACTGGTCGGCGGCAAATCACCGGTCCCCATAAACACTCTCGATATGTCGCATAATCAGTTGGAACATTTACCAAAAGCTTTCTTAAGTTGCTTAGGCCTGTCTTTGCGTCAAATCATTCTGTCAGACAACTTCTTAACGCACATTGACAACTTGGCTTTCAGTTCGCTTTCGAAGCTTGAAATTTTGattctaaataataacaacataaGTGCGGTCAAGAGGCGAGCGTTCGGCGAGCTCTCGTCCCTGCAGATCCTGGAGTTGTCTGGCAACCGGCTGGCGCAGCTCTCCGTGGAGCAGTTCCACAACATGCGGCAGCTGCGGCACCTGCGCCTCGCCGGCAACGAGCTGCGCGCGCTGTCGCGGGATGTCTTCAAGAACACCGTGCTGGAGCACCTAGACCTCAGCGACAATCAAATAGCCATCTTCCCGAGCAGCGCCCTGGCGCAGGTGGGCTTCACGCTTCGCCGACTTGACCTCGCACACAATCGTCTGGAATACTTAGACGCAGCTATGTTTCACTCTATCAGTTTCTTACACGAGCTCAGTCTCGCTCACAATGGACTTACCGTCCTCTCAGATAATACATTCTCTGGTCTGGCACGGCTTTGGTTCCTTGATCTTTCTTACAATATgataaaaactaatttcaaaGAATTGTTTCATAACTTGCCCCGCTTGCGCCAACTGTCGCTGGCGGGGACGGGGCTGAAGGTCGTTCCACATCTACTGCTCGTTAATCTCACAGTGCTGGACCTCAGTAACAACTACATTGCGTCGTACCGCGAGTCTGATGTGCGGCGGATAGCTAACCTGCGCGTCTTGGACCTAGCTCGCAACCGTTTCACTTCACTGCAGCCTGCAATGTGGACTGCTCTTCCTCGCCTCTCTTCGCTTGATGTGTCGCACAATCCCATCGTGCGCGTCTCGCGCGGTGCTTTCGAGGGTCTTGACCATCTACTACGTCTGCGGATGGATCATCTGCGTCAACTAGAGGCTATAGAACCTCGAGCTTTTAAACCCCTAGTATCGCTGCGCTCACTCTGGCTCGAGTCCCTTCCTTTAACTGGTAGATTGGATGTATCTTTTGCCGACATAGCCGCGTGCACGCTAGGTTTAGAGACTCTGGAAGTGTATCTACGTGAGAGTGTGCTGGACTCTCAATTAAGTGGAATGCGAGCACCAAAGCTTCGCGTGATGTCTGTGCGAGGAGCTTCGCTGCGGCATGTGTCGGAATCGGCTTTCTCGTGCCTGCACCGGCAGCGCGCGCTGACACTGCGCATAACGGGCACGATGCTGCGCGCGCTGCCGCCGGGCTTGCTGCGCCCGCTAGCGCGCGTTCCGCACCTGGCCCTCGACCTCAGTGATAACCAGCTCAGCAGCTTGGCTCCCACCACGCTCTACCCCAATCTTACCGGTTGGAATCGTCTCGCCACTAAGCTCCTGTCAGGTGGGTGTTGTTCGTGTATCATTACCTGTCTGGAAGCAAAAGTTTGTAGCAGAATTTGTCGACAGGGGGATTGGTGGTGTCGGGCAACCCACTCCGCTGTGGCTGCTCGGTGTCGTGGGTGGGCGCGTGGCTCCGGCGCTGGACGGCAGAGGTAGGCGCGTGGTCGGCAggcgcgcgggcggcagcgCGGCGCAGCACCTGCCGCGGCGAGGCGGGCGAGGCGCCGCTGCTGGCGCTGGAGCCGGACGAGGCGGCGTGCCACGCCAGCGCGCTGTCCTCGCGCGCGCGTCCCCGACCCACGCGCGCTGCCGTGCCGCTGCTGTGGCTCGTGCTGCTGCACGCGCTCAGTTAGTGCCAGCACACAGCCTTGTGCTGTGTTATATGTGATGAGTGACTAAAAACTGTGTGTACACTGTTCGTGCAGACATACGACTTGATGTGAACATTTTCATCAAGAAATAGTGCGGTCATATTTCTAGTTACGCTTTTTTGGAAATACGGATTTTCATCAGAGGGGGGTTCATACCTGTCTTAACAATATAAGTGTAATTCGGCTTTGACAATGACGTGTATTAATTAAAGGACACATTTAGTAACATTTATTAAGATGTGTGTAAATAACGACGTACTATAATAATCAGCGGAAACGAGCGAACAACGAAAGTTAGTAGTTAGTGATTATTgcaaaattagaatttaatttcattcacgGGCGTCGACTGTTTTGTACATGTGAAActtaacagatttattaaatatttttataagtacatgGTTGTCTTtgtattttcgtatttattactttatcaaGAAGCATGAGTAGATAAGGggattattcaaattattgcaGTGTTATCTCCAGTATGTTGTAACGGAACCAGACAACACATATGTATTGTAATGCACTTTCCGTACGTTGCAGTTTGTGGCTTGATGTGACTTTTCTTAAATCGAGTGTTCGTTTGTAGAGATAGTAAGATTTCGTTTTAAAGTTTGGCCTGAGCTCGCGTGGGCCGTCAGCGGCGCCACAGCTCACGGCGGTTCGAGTAAAAGTTGAACGTCGTAGAAGTGGGAAGCGACTTGTGAAAtccaatttaaacttaataagagattaaatttagtttgattGAATGTGTTTGCATATAGATTTATGCTAAGTTACGCTAAGTGCCAAGTCAAACACTGCTCGGTAACGTCGGTAGCCATTGTCTGGGGGGGGGGGGCTATCAGTTTGTGATCGCTGTCATTGTAGtgttttgtgaacatattatttataaggCAATATGTAAGACTATAGTCGGACTATAAAACATAGCTTCTGAAGTTGACAGGCATGCTGTGTGAAAGACCGTACGTACATGCTGTAAGTACATGTACAATAGATACTGCACTTTGATACAACTTCTGTTTGAGtttggttgggtccgaaactagtcgggcacccccgtttaatacgcgtgagtaaaccgttacatcatttaataattattgcttCGATTAACAAAACAACACACTCATTTCGTGttcttaacattttttctttcgaTGGCACGCGGTACTGTGTTATAATAActcaaatatacatatatttttgaaaaataacatttctcaaACAAGTTTAATGGACGATTACTgacacataaataattattatttatataacagtTCATGTCTATGTTCTGGAACCACTGGGTCAacaccatagaaatctaaataataaggtaggattgtttagatttctatggtcaaCACACATTCCTAGTCAGCACTTGATGTAACCTTGGCAAAGTCCGTAGTTCCTTCCTTTGCGGATGTTAACTCCTCCAAACCAAAATCgctaaaatactaaaaaggtttcaaacattgaaatgaaactacttttacggattttatggTCATTttcatgatacctgcaaaggtgtcgaaacgtcgggaagtaaaaacaaacattaaaccgcgataaaatccgtgtGTGAAACCACTAGGTTTCACACAGCTGTAATAACTCATTTACGAATCCTCAGCACCTGCGTAGCACTCGTCGAGTATGCGTCGTAGGCAGCACATGCTGCAAGCTGCGCCTGCAAACTAAATAGAAACAAACATGCAATTGGAGGCGGATTAAGGCTGGACGAGCCGTTAGTAGTAAAGCGACGTGCGTCACAGCGGCCCGGCTCGCACGGGGCCATTGTTTTGAAACTCACTAATGATAATGTCTCTCTTTATAGTTGCTTgcttataattatgattaacaCGACTCTCTTTAAAATCCAACCAGATTAGTTCCCTAACGTAAGGGTGCAAAAGGTAACCCTATTACAATGGCCCCGCTGTCTGTCACCCCTCATGACCGTT
Above is a window of Trichoplusia ni isolate ovarian cell line Hi5 unplaced genomic scaffold, tn1 tig00003798, whole genome shotgun sequence DNA encoding:
- the LOC113508085 gene encoding protein artichoke-like, which produces MRVGSRAARVLNVAAALLVSGLRPAAAPARACARASLCACRRDHQACSDVPFHRFPDTEEGVGHVSVSAARLGALAEAALDGRALRTLVLVASRLHHIEPGALASMVSTLASLDLGYNEFTEIPLEALRDLQVLNWLNLQNNYLSDLDSRLDWGFLGDSLSSLSLSNNQLCSLGEGALSSLRQLAQLDLDGNRLHALAGGALPPTLALLRLSDNLLQQLPCAALARLPRLRHLHLRNNMVRPSHNRTCTSQHSKIDSLDLSHNELDDLFELEFQQRLQLKQLVLDFNEFSSVPSFVLDSVHLEKLSIAHNKVGHLSAATVHALRRDLERLDLDHNELTSLPALVIELTRLRHLSVAYNRIQELVDLPPHLHFLSLAGNYFKSFPAGLRGLAPSTLAYLDLSYNQIFSLTLENFDAWSEALTTLNLKGNRLVHISSDAFPGSLPLRELVLSFNELYHVDESAFSNLTKLEVLELSSTLFTGDFPVVASNHLLSWLSLDNNNIHYISSGNIQHFPSLEYLNLDFNKLIEFSSEVLGTNLSCKLKELRLSYNYLSRINYEFLSHLNELQSVDLSYNRVQNISERSFVSLPSLVYLNLAGNAVESIADRAFSHLPKLEGLDLQDNHLVEFSTEYFENVSSEDTNMSVNISYNKISSLVGGKSPVPINTLDMSHNQLEHLPKAFLSCLGLSLRQIILSDNFLTHIDNLAFSSLSKLEILILNNNNISAVKRRAFGELSSLQILELSGNRLAQLSVEQFHNMRQLRHLRLAGNELRALSRDVFKNTVLEHLDLSDNQIAIFPSSALAQVGFTLRRLDLAHNRLEYLDAAMFHSISFLHELSLAHNGLTVLSDNTFSGLARLWFLDLSYNMIKTNFKELFHNLPRLRQLSLAGTGLKVVPHLLLVNLTVLDLSNNYIASYRESDVRRIANLRVLDLARNRFTSLQPAMWTALPRLSSLDVSHNPIVRVSRGAFEGLDHLLRLRMDHLRQLEAIEPRAFKPLVSLRSLWLESLPLTGRLDVSFADIAACTLGLETLEVYLRESVLDSQLSGMRAPKLRVMSVRGASLRHVSESAFSCLHRQRALTLRITGTMLRALPPGLLRPLARVPHLALDLSDNQLSSLAPTTLYPNLTGWNRLATKLLSGGCCSCIITCLEAKVCSRICRQGDWWCRATHSAVAARCRGWARGSGAGRQR